Proteins encoded together in one Thermococcus gammatolerans EJ3 window:
- a CDS encoding DUF996 domain-containing protein, with amino-acid sequence MEAVTNSGSNSETVDISTERTLGLIGSVLGLASIVRTSVSGLLALIGAVLILVALYGIGNKLEDERPFNYYLKAIIVIFVLIMVGVIVIAAALVVSSGSTSSMENEFIMSPGSDITIIEEESPHLTGEGIVLLVIGAGIIIAGLIAGGYFQKKAWEAMYELTGVEAFQNAAKFLWWGVLTIIILIGAILLLISAIFQIIAFANLPKRLSKRSTPPAPTPVEELSW; translated from the coding sequence ATGGAGGCAGTGACGAATTCCGGATCTAATAGCGAAACCGTCGATATCAGTACTGAAAGGACTCTTGGACTAATAGGCTCAGTCCTAGGTCTCGCGAGTATAGTGCGCACATCTGTGAGCGGCCTTTTAGCACTTATTGGAGCTGTCCTTATCCTTGTAGCATTGTATGGAATAGGAAACAAGCTCGAAGACGAGAGACCCTTCAACTACTATCTCAAAGCAATAATTGTGATCTTTGTTCTCATTATGGTAGGGGTGATAGTCATAGCGGCGGCTCTTGTTGTATCCTCTGGTTCTACGAGCTCGATGGAAAACGAGTTCATAATGTCGCCAGGATCTGACATAACCATAATTGAGGAGGAATCTCCCCATCTAACCGGCGAAGGGATTGTTCTCCTAGTAATCGGTGCTGGAATTATCATAGCCGGCCTCATCGCAGGTGGCTACTTCCAGAAAAAAGCCTGGGAAGCAATGTACGAGCTAACGGGGGTTGAGGCGTTTCAAAACGCGGCAAAATTTCTGTGGTGGGGTGTTCTGACAATCATAATACTTATTGGGGCAATTCTGTTGCTTATCTCTGCAATCTTTCAGATAATAGCCTTCGCAAATCTCCCCAAAAGGCTCTCCAAACGGTCAACGCCACCAGCTCCAACGCCCGTGGAGGAGTTGAGCTGGTGA
- a CDS encoding DUF2079 domain-containing protein — protein MVRKEHRMFVLITFVFTLFIMLFSVLRFETLSKYGIHDIDLQIFSESLQTTLTGQGFFFNEWEWQHWRAWSHFGTHNSPILFLLLLPYALVPSQYTLILLQDLMVTISAIVLFKFAGYILNDEKKALIVSVAFLMNPITHGIVRYDFRPDVLAMPFMFLFAYCVAKNDTKKSVLAALFVVSVKEDAGLFLIAYSMFEILSKRGFAIRTWLEEKRAVGFALLGLSWILISIFLIIPHFNTSHRYIYFILYKPEIGKRAFIFAVALAKLVVLFLSVAFVPLRRPAYWLPLVFLWSENAFSSRLEQAAIGFQYDYQLLPMAFIVLVYALKEYGSANPKKLLLFSFISALIFSPMVGVIDAYPVTLGISFWKYIKLFWGRGL, from the coding sequence ATGGTCAGGAAAGAGCATAGAATGTTTGTCTTAATCACCTTTGTATTTACACTGTTCATTATGCTTTTCTCGGTACTTAGATTTGAAACTCTGTCAAAATACGGCATTCACGACATTGACTTGCAGATTTTCTCCGAAAGCCTCCAAACAACCCTAACTGGACAGGGCTTCTTTTTCAATGAATGGGAGTGGCAACACTGGAGAGCGTGGAGTCATTTTGGAACACATAACTCTCCAATCCTCTTTCTGCTGCTCCTCCCCTATGCCCTTGTACCCAGCCAGTATACGTTGATACTGCTCCAGGATCTAATGGTAACAATCAGTGCCATTGTGCTTTTCAAATTCGCTGGGTACATACTAAATGATGAAAAGAAAGCTCTGATAGTTTCAGTGGCATTTCTCATGAATCCAATTACCCATGGAATAGTCCGCTACGACTTTAGGCCGGACGTGCTCGCGATGCCGTTCATGTTCCTCTTCGCTTACTGTGTGGCAAAAAACGACACGAAAAAAAGTGTATTGGCTGCTCTGTTTGTTGTTTCTGTTAAGGAGGATGCGGGCCTATTTCTCATTGCGTACTCAATGTTTGAAATACTCTCAAAGCGTGGTTTTGCGATCAGAACATGGCTCGAGGAAAAGAGAGCGGTGGGCTTTGCACTCTTGGGGCTGTCTTGGATACTTATTAGCATTTTCCTCATAATTCCGCATTTCAACACAAGTCATAGGTACATCTACTTTATATTATACAAACCGGAGATAGGCAAAAGAGCGTTTATCTTTGCTGTGGCGCTTGCGAAGCTGGTAGTTTTGTTCCTCAGCGTGGCATTTGTTCCTTTAAGACGGCCTGCTTACTGGCTACCTCTGGTATTCCTGTGGTCGGAAAATGCTTTTTCAAGCAGGTTGGAGCAGGCGGCAATTGGCTTTCAATATGACTACCAACTTCTTCCAATGGCGTTTATTGTATTGGTGTATGCCCTCAAAGAATATGGGTCAGCGAATCCAAAGAAACTTTTACTGTTCTCATTTATCTCTGCACTCATCTTTTCGCCGATGGTCGGGGTTATCGATGCCTACCCAGTCACACTTGGAATCTCCTTTTGGAAGTACATAAAACTATTTTGGGGAAGAGGACTTTAG
- a CDS encoding integrase, producing MEWLSAEVREETKKDYVRSLDRFFGRHVIKTLGDLEKALRAEGQKRNLAKAIRKFSKYLLELGIIEQSTYEKIKAVVKLKQTGVRDVFISDEEVMTAYLEVRKRGKPAETLFLLVAFSGIRLKQAVELLKTYDYTKLQIISEKAARYPMFSISKGKKRAFWAYGPREFFEELEPWEVKYNTAKDLVSYGRVSANTIRKWHYTFLIRQGVPADIADFIQGRASQRVGATHYLNKTLLADEWYSAVVGELKKVLEGSK from the coding sequence GTGGAATGGCTCTCTGCAGAGGTAAGAGAAGAAACAAAGAAAGACTACGTGAGATCGCTCGACCGGTTCTTTGGTCGGCACGTGATAAAAACGCTCGGAGACCTTGAGAAGGCCCTCCGTGCTGAAGGGCAAAAGCGTAATCTCGCCAAAGCGATCAGGAAGTTCTCAAAATACCTCCTCGAGCTCGGCATAATTGAACAGAGCACTTATGAAAAGATAAAGGCAGTCGTGAAACTCAAGCAGACCGGGGTCAGGGACGTATTCATAAGCGATGAGGAAGTCATGACGGCTTATCTTGAAGTCCGCAAGCGCGGAAAACCTGCAGAGACGCTTTTCCTGCTCGTGGCTTTTTCAGGAATTCGCCTCAAACAGGCCGTCGAGCTTCTAAAGACCTATGATTACACAAAACTTCAGATAATCAGCGAGAAAGCGGCAAGATATCCGATGTTCTCTATATCCAAGGGCAAGAAAAGGGCCTTTTGGGCCTATGGGCCACGAGAGTTCTTCGAAGAGCTCGAGCCGTGGGAAGTGAAGTATAACACTGCAAAGGACCTCGTGAGCTATGGTCGTGTCTCAGCGAACACCATTCGCAAGTGGCACTACACTTTCCTGATTCGCCAGGGCGTTCCTGCAGACATAGCTGATTTTATTCAGGGGCGCGCAAGCCAGCGCGTTGGGGCAACTCACTACCTGAACAAGACCCTCCTCGCCGACGAGTGGTATTCTGCGGTTGTGGGTGAGCTAAAGAAGGTTCTGGAGGGTTCAAAATGA
- a CDS encoding carboxypeptidase-like regulatory domain-containing protein, whose amino-acid sequence MEVYDSASDQGYAYVVVTYFDGDVTISNKFGFLKYIDIKPYTSSVTFNFRDALTGQPLTGVTVKDTDGTVLGTVDDEGSLELARGQHTLTFEKTGYWSVTKTIDVQNDTSVSVEMYPSSAAFKLENFPSEITIPEHTVYTLTFTISPINTDATYNTYLSLSGLSDVLEVRKDGSLVSPENGRYYLGDISSPTQISIKFKAGEQGTNGFTMTLESHDAVMTKTYTTTKQVVYKVEPLPFNVQMSSEWQVGTNELRISEASGQSYLVTAVLKDSSGNEVWSDSHAFSPYEAHTFTVQIPKEGSYTLELMWNGHTAVYNVQVNPAISLKTRTLTVEKGSEGTIILHIKNPSSSVQYYTIKVSGGFLPKEISQSISVAPLTEKDVSIAFAVPDKLTYDAYELQVQVLQGDREVFKDSVAVTISGSSSDGFIPLGEGGSGTTMLLLAGGGLAAVLGLMMIRRRR is encoded by the coding sequence GTGGAGGTGTATGACAGTGCATCGGATCAGGGTTATGCCTATGTTGTTGTGACGTACTTTGATGGAGATGTAACGATTTCAAATAAGTTTGGTTTTCTCAAGTATATTGACATTAAACCATATACTTCAAGTGTGACTTTCAACTTCAGGGATGCCCTAACCGGCCAGCCCCTCACGGGCGTTACTGTGAAGGATACGGATGGCACTGTTTTAGGTACTGTTGATGATGAGGGCTCGCTGGAACTGGCAAGAGGACAACATACTTTGACTTTCGAGAAAACCGGCTACTGGAGCGTTACGAAGACGATTGATGTTCAAAATGATACGAGCGTCAGCGTTGAAATGTACCCCTCCAGTGCGGCTTTCAAGCTCGAAAACTTCCCGAGTGAGATCACGATTCCAGAACACACTGTTTACACGCTCACCTTCACCATCAGCCCAATCAACACGGATGCAACCTACAACACTTATCTGAGCCTTTCCGGTCTCTCTGACGTTCTCGAAGTCAGAAAAGACGGCTCTCTCGTTAGTCCTGAGAACGGGAGGTACTACCTTGGCGACATTTCGAGCCCGACGCAGATCAGTATCAAGTTCAAGGCTGGAGAACAGGGGACGAACGGCTTCACCATGACCCTCGAAAGCCATGATGCCGTTATGACTAAAACCTACACGACGACAAAGCAAGTCGTTTACAAGGTTGAACCGCTTCCCTTCAACGTCCAAATGTCAAGCGAGTGGCAGGTGGGCACGAACGAGCTGAGGATTTCTGAAGCGAGTGGCCAAAGCTACCTCGTCACGGCCGTGCTCAAGGATTCAAGCGGAAATGAAGTCTGGAGCGATTCTCATGCCTTCAGCCCGTATGAGGCCCACACGTTCACCGTGCAGATCCCGAAGGAAGGGAGCTATACGCTTGAACTCATGTGGAACGGCCACACTGCGGTCTATAACGTGCAAGTGAATCCTGCCATCTCGCTAAAGACGAGGACTCTGACAGTCGAGAAAGGCAGTGAGGGGACGATTATTCTGCACATTAAGAACCCGTCGAGCTCTGTCCAGTACTACACGATAAAAGTCTCTGGCGGTTTTCTACCGAAGGAGATCAGCCAGAGCATTTCAGTCGCTCCTCTCACAGAGAAAGACGTTAGCATAGCCTTCGCCGTGCCGGATAAGTTGACTTACGATGCTTACGAGCTTCAGGTGCAGGTTCTGCAGGGTGACAGGGAGGTGTTCAAGGACAGTGTTGCTGTCACGATCAGCGGTAGTTCTTCGGATGGTTTCATCCCGCTCGGCGAGGGTGGTTCTGGAACTACAATGCTCCTCCTCGCTGGAGGTGGACTTGCAGCTGTTTTGGGACTCATGATGATTAGAAGGAGGCGGTGA